Within the Erpetoichthys calabaricus chromosome 1, fErpCal1.3, whole genome shotgun sequence genome, the region aaaagcaaaatgattgcAGTCAAGCCGGATCATAAGAATAACGTTACCCCACTGTCATTAAGCCTTGCGCTGTGGTAGCCTCCAGTAACACAAGGTGTGTGTCAATCgtgtggatcaggcactgacattctaccctttgTTGTGCATGCAATATAAAAAAGCAGaagaaatattataagaaaattgTGCACAGAAACACACTTATGCTATCCTAGGGCAATATTGGGCTGTGTGTTAGTGAAAACATGTCAAATGAAGGAGGTGTACAAGATTTGCATCATTACAGCAGTGGAAACTAGACAtatctttcctactgtatttatgttgatgttttggtttttacatgtttcttttatacataataacattttttcttgttgaaaaatttgatttctttgtatttttacaaaTTACACTCATTTCATGTGTATTAAAAATTTTTACTATCCTCGGTTCTACAACTGGAAGTCAAATGTGTTTGCTGGTTTTCAAGTTGTTAATGCTGTTCCTAATTCATTTCTATTTTGCCTCTGTCACCTGTATAGGAAGATCTACTTCAGAGAGAAGGCCATGTAAGATGGGGAGATGGATTTGTTATTGTGTATGACATTACAGACCGAGGCAGCTTTGACGAAGTGGTGCCTCTTAAGAACTTCCTGGATGAGATTAAAAAGCCAAAGAATGTCACTCTGATCCTGGTAGGTAACAAAGCTGATTTAGAGCACTCACGGAAAGTCTCCACCGAGGAAGGTGAAAAACTGGCAACTGAGCTTGCCTGCGCCTTCTATGAGTGCTCTGCTTGTACTGGAGAAGGCAGCATAAATGAAGCCTTTCACGAGCTCTGCAGAGAAGTAAGGCGGCGCAAAATGATTCAAGGAAAGACAAGGAGACGGAGCTCCACCACTCACGTCAAGCAAGCAATCAACAAAATGTTGACCAAGATAAGCAGCTAAAAACAATAGTCGTTCCATAATATTTCAAAAAAAGGAGTTTAAAAACTTTGAATTAAATGAGAATATGCACTAATTTAAAACATGATGGGATCTAAAAAAtgtgcttcaaaaataaaaaaatgtaagaaaaactcCTACACAGCTTGTATACAGCATTTTACCAAGAATATATGACATCTGAATTTGTAAGGTTGACATCAGACACGATGAAATGCAGCTTTGTGGAAGGCAAAAGCTTTGTGTACCTGGCGCTTGTGTGATGAACAGATGCCACTGTTTAGCAGCATGCACTTATCTTTTATTGTGATTTGTCTGTTAACCTTTATTCTAGTCAACAAAGTGTCTATTTAAGTTAGTTTGAGAACATAGTCCTGAAAAACCTCTgcaaaaaagcaaatttaaattCAGAGATAATACATTGTAgggaaaaaagaaatacacacTAATACAAAGAGAAATGTCAAACACAAAGTGTTGCGACAAGACAAATGCCCACAAGTCTATTTAGACTTAAGCAAATCCAAGTAATAAAACAATACTCTGCAAAACTGTTTTCACAACATTTTCTTaaggaaaaaattatatatatagtataaatagtaCTTGATTTCACTATAGCAAGTCAAAATGCTCATGTTGTTCTCATAGGTTAGGctatgtgaacaaagaagcagtTCTAGCAACCATAAAGTTGAAAAATTCTAAAGTAAACtggttacagtatatacaagaaaTGCTTTTCTGTGTCATGCAGTGTAAGTATGGCAAGTAAGTCATATTGTTGTACTTTCCCCAAACTGTTTATGCAATATTTACAGTGTCATAAAGTATGTTGAAATGTGATCTGCAAGTAAATAATGCTTAAACAAGGCTGAAATGAAATGATCTAAATGGTGTTAAATAAAATTATCTGGATGAACAATACTGGCCTTCTttgtttcattctttcttttaacttttctttaaaaatgtagtcCTTTTCAGAGACCTGTTTTAAAGCAGTGAAGGTTCAAGTTTGTTAAATTAATCATTTCTCCGCAGACTGccgtttaaaaatattgtattgttttccAGTTAATGTATATTTAATCTTACAGTAATCCTTCCATAAGACAAGTAAAAGAATTGCATCAACTTAGGAGTAGCTGAATGGCAAAACAGGAATATTGCCACCTCCATAGTGCTTGAGATTTATTTCTGGGCTGGAGTGACTTGTGCATGAATAGCACTTGTGATCCCCTGTGTTTTCATTCACAGTCTacaattattctttttattgatGGGAAACAGTAAATTGATTTGTTCCGAGCACATCTGTTTGTGTCCTGCCACAGACTAGCATCCTGTGAATTCTTACTCTGTGCTTGTTAATAGCAAATCAGGCATAAGCTGAACAACTtgggaaaataacaaaaattaaatgaagatattgtaaatgtatatttttacagtATCTTAGAAATGTATGATTTAATTCACTGTGAGAGTTTCCTTAAATTATTACAATAtgtcttcttaataataattttaaaaaacacaaagttaTCAGCAATAAATATTTACTGTGATGAACATGGACTGCTATGTTAGTATATCCATGTTTTTGTTGGGAGCATATTTGCTACATCCTACTAATATTTCCTAAATGATGAAGGATATCTATGTAATGGTCAGTGTGTGGTCTTTAAAGTTTAGATTATTACTCTCGGAGCCAAGCTTCTATTGGAGGACCAACtaaaatacttcatttttttctgcattctgtCTCAGAAAGCTATAATCATCAGTTCATTTATAGGAAACTAGTATGATGTAAGTATATTAAATGTACATGCAATTGTGAATAATACGTATAAAGTCGACATTTATATCAAGTTGGTATGGCATCAATCTTCCAAACTAAGAAGCATCCACAAAGACAACTACAAAAGCCACTGAACAGTACTGTAACCAGCAGAACGATTACATATATAAAACTAACCACGGTACCTGTCAAAGATAGGCAATagattaattaaaaacatttgttttctcttgttctacatgtaccttcagtgcctttcctctggaTTTGCTTGTGTGAGCATCAGCACTCATTCTATCAAGattgttcccataaagcctgcttcccaAACTCTCATTATTTTTAAGGTGCCTTTATCTCGTCCTGTcctgttttattctttcagtctttGAAGACGACTCTATCAGCTCGTGTCTTACACTTTTACTCCTTCTCGTGCATCTCACACTCGCCTTTCCTCTTTCAATCACATCACCAATACCAAACATGCCAATCACACCAAATCCAAATTGTCCAATCAGAtggctcagagggactggacatacagatcttagtattttattatatagtagatagttCAGTTTTTTCTTATCAAGCTCACTTGCATTTATAAGCCCAGTACGCTATGCAATGTTTACGAATACAACATGTGAAATGAAGTGCAACTTAATGCGAAACATAATAGAGAAAAGTTATGCTGTTGTTAGGCTTCTGAGCTCTTCCTAGACTCTCCCCAACATGGCTGAATGCCAAAATGCGATTAACATGTCTGTTGAGGGCTGCTTGTCTGTCTCTGACTCAACCGCAGCTTCTGAGCATCACTGAGGCAATTGCAAGTTCACAGCCTGcactcgatgggtgatgcagggaataTTATAACATGGCCATTGAAATGGCGCCATCCCTgctcatttgctgtgtctgtgtgtagggaGGAGGTACAGTAGCTCCCGtttcaataaataaccttgctgttatTGTTTGGATTGAAAAGAAAGTTGGTTTTCCTGAAGCCCTTTGACTCAACCTCTtctttagggtgcaagacagtggcTCATATGTTACAATATGTATACAAAAATCTACATGTATTATTTATCCATATGTAAAAGCTACATGCTAATCCCCACATTCACTGACTAGAAAATTCTTAGCTGTTTTCTAGCAGCCTAAGGGAAATGGGTTTCACTACTGGATCAGATTCATGTTTTTGAGGCCCACAAATATACAGATACACcaaaaagtttatttaatcttGAAAAAATTAGAGAAAACCAGAATGACTTTtcacaattaaaagtaaaaatcgGGCATCTTGGTTCTGGTGTGTGGTGGTTGCCAACTGTAATTTAACATCATTGTTGTGCAAATCCGGCTTGTATCTCTTTTTTATCTTGATCTTACTTAAGTTTCGTCATTCCTCATTTTTTAATAGTTCTACTTAATTGTGAATTAGCCTAATTAGATTAGCATCTTATTCACAATTAACACTCATATATTCTTTTATTAGATTGTGCTctgcattttgagatttttttatttttttgtgatttaattaCCTGTCATTATTTGGCCTCAAAGCATTCTCAGGCCTAGCAGAAAGGACCTGCAGCTAAAAAGGCTAGAAGATGATGACTGTATCCCTTTTGGATATAATAAAAGCAGGACATCACATCATGTTAGTGAGTAAAGATACAACATGAATGAATtcacattttccatccatccattatccaacctgctatatcctaactacagggtcacgggggtctgctggagccaatcccagccaacacagggtgcaaggcaggaaacaaaccctgggcagggcaccagcccactgcagtgaatTCACATTTTGCTACACTtatatggaagaaaaataaatttgcaaatgtttGGCTGCTGGTGCACCAAAAACTATGAAGACCTTGTCTCAGGTTTACGATAAAGCTCTAAGGAAAAATGAAGAGAGCCTTCAGCGTTTGGCTTGAAGATCTaacaagaaatattttacaaataattacAGAATAATATGAATACCTCTACCCCTTTTCCAAGCCCACTTAACACAAGCCGTTTAAAGTGCGCACGCACTCGCAGAGttaatttggaattgccaatttACCTAACTTGCATAACTTGGGGTATCCAGAGAAAAACACCCAGACACAACTAGAACATGTCCCATCCCAAGATTCAAACCAAGAGGCAGTAGACAGCAATGTGACAGCATAGATTAACAGGTAAGTTGTATGTCTATGACTTCACTTTTTAGTAAGTTTTAATAAGTATACCCAGGACTTGCTTTTTagtgtgttattttaattttttttaagtaggcCTATGACATTTATTAATGATGCCTGTTGGTTTGAAGGGTATTATGCTAAAGAGAATATTTATAAAGTGATACCAGAAGAAGAGAAATAGTCAAAACTCTAACAaccagaaaattaataaaaaaatctacaaaactgttaacaggaaaaaaaaacatagtcaAAAAATTAAGCAACGAacttaaaacaaagaacaaaacaaagaactgaaatatcatatgcaccacttttgttgcttcctcataaaattccagcatgtaAGTAAAACCTCCCTCTAAtgaactcatgctgactgttcagaaaaactcctgtccttaccatatgttgctcaatcttatccttaatccTTCCATCAATTTTCCTGTGATTCATGCTAAACTTACTGGTCTAtatttgcttggatctgcccgatcaccctttttattcagtccttcagaatttcctcaGTGCACAgtcacttcctaaaaatatgtgtcaaaggtttTCATATGTACtaactagcctccttaagaacttgagggtaaatattatctggtcctggtgatttgtttaatttcattttatttaatctgagcagcacttctccctctacaatttctaaatcactcagaacctccttagtagcCCCTTTTACCACTAGGAGTTTATCTacttcttcacatgtgaagaccacagaaaaatgtgagtttagagtaTTTGCTagttcactgtctgtatttttaattcccctttactatacCTTATGCATTTCATCAACTCCTtggctgttcttttactactaaaatactgaaagaatccctttgggtcatctttcaaaTTATCTGGTATATTCCTCTCTAattgccttttagcctccctaatatccttcttaatggttgccctcatgttctcatatgttctatgattcacattggagttattaatcttatacaccttatatagctgttttttccttttcatcttctttttgaACTCCTTATTAAGCTATTAATTTAGGTATATACCTGTCCTGTATTACATGTAaaagtttttaaacctgttccactgctcctcgactgtctccatacttaaaagcttatctcaTTTTATCCCTTTTTAGTCTTTGCCATATCTGCTTAAAATCTGACCTACCAATGTtatacttaacagttttagtcttttcattctcactcttccaaaacactgagaactgtattatattattgtcACTGACCCTAgtagttcaatcacctctacaccgtCAATTATACCctgattattaaaaaatactaaatccCGAAGGCTTCACCCCAATGATTATTTCTAAAAATTCCTGTTTTTGTGCACCTCTGTTTGTAGTttgcagttaatatttgggtagttaaagtcccccatgactattgTAAACCCCCCTTTAATAGTACTGTACTAAAAAGATGCAAATTGAAATTACTTTCTATGCTGGGCGGTCTATAACAcgctcctaaaataaggcctctttccctaatgctttacaggtgaagccacatgtcctcactaaaatggggctcattgtccaactgaagaggacttgtttttaaattgtgcttGACATAAATAGCAACCTCACCTCCTTTTATatgttgtttatatatatatatatatctactcaatatatataaaatcctaagcctaaaagtgcaatgattttgtgcaatgtttttatgtcatgttttttgtcacgctttaaatcaggcttaaaacctacatatatgtttggtatcattctttttagaattttcgatctttaatgtgatgttgttagattttcagattattattccattcttaaattataaactaaaaaatatcaagccaagagatttaaccatgcctggggccggaaataaaagacaaagagtaagacAGCTGCTTTACagccttttaaatgttcgaagcgccgcacgagatgcagatcacaaggcatgcagcagcagcaagccagcaactgattaagcaaagaggagataaaaaaaaactatttgtttcccattgtatcactgtttaagagggggtttcggaggagcgaccgcgtctccttggggtgcgttcagcccccctcttcacaatgagactggcagagatgcgaagttgctggcgtgtagcacaggccagggggggcacggtggcgcagtgggtagcgctgctgcctcgcagttgggacacctggggacctgggttcgattcccgggtcctccctgcgtggagtttgcatgttctccccgtgtctgcgtgggtttcctccgggcgctccggtttcctcccacagtccaaagacatgcaggttaggtggattggcgattctaaattggccctagtgtgtgcttgatgtgtgggtgtgtttgtgtgtgtcctgcggtgggttggcaccctgcccaggattggttccctgccttgtgccctgtgttggctgggattggctccagcagacccccgtgaccctgtgttcggattcagcgggttggcaaatggatggatggatggatatatatatatatatatatatatatatatatatatatatatatatatatatatatacagtacagtatatatatactgtgtatatatatatatatatatatatatatatatatatatatatacacacacacacacatagagacaTTTAAAATCCTAATTTCAATTGAGAGACATATTTGCAAAAGAATCATTTAAtagtaattgcaacaattttattTGGAATGACCACACCTGAAAAACAGGACCATTAAATGTGATGACACATCTAGACCAATGGCCACCACAGATACCGAGAacacaaagaaaattgaaaagactAAATAACagcaaatcaaaaataataattagaatcaataaaaaacaataataaaaggcTTACATTAAACAACCTGGCAGCCCTGGTAATAAGAGCTTGATAagctaaaataatgagttttcaaCCTTGATTCAAACACTGAGACTTTTGGGGTGTCTCTGACATTGTCATGGAGAACATTTCAGAGTTTGGATGTCCAATAGCTAAAGATTCTGCCTCCTTCACCAGTTTTACTTTTTCTCTGAATTGTAAGTAGGTCTGTATTTTGAGACATTATTACTGTAAGTAAAGTTGTATGTGTGAGTAAGAGGAATTTAAAATTGTCTGTAAAGTTCATTGGAAGACAGTAAAGTGATTTAAAACTGCTGTTGTATGACCATGCTCCAAAGCTCTAGTTATGGTTCTTGATGCTGTGATTGAATTAACTGTAAAGTGGTAAGTGAACAATTTAGACAGGCTCACCAtaaagcattacagtaatcatttatttttagacCAAATTAGTGAATTAGCTTATATTAATTTGGAAAGAATTTCTAAGCTAGGAAAAGTAGGTTTTGGAAATGTGCACAGTCTGCAACAAAGAGAACTCTTAAATTCTGAGTGGATTCTGCTAAACTAAAATTTAAGCCTTTTGAGTTAAGACTATTTAGTGTTGCTTTACTGTGGACAGAGTTACCacctacacatttttttctggatttaaGCAGAAACAATTGTCATCTATCAACTGTTTTATAGTAATATATTAGTTAATTAAtattgtaatagaaataaaattactTGGTTTAAATGATAAATGCCACTGTGTCTTATCTAATCAATGCAGTTAAAGTTATATTTGTGAATTACGCCTCCTAATAGTAACATACAGAAtacagagaaaagagaagtgACCCACACATTGAACCATAAAGGACCCCATGTCGGACTGTGGACTGAAATGAGGGATTGCCATCTTGAAACATCATCACATATTAAAAATGGCTTGGTAAATAAATCAACTAAAAATCCTGCTTGATACTGTAGGCCAACTTAATTCTCAGACTTGGGTAGTAGAATGTTATGATCAATAGCATGAAAAGCAGCATGTAAGTCATGATGGCATATCCTACATCAGAGGAGATCAGAATAACATTTTCAGTACAAGTACAGGCAGTTACTGTATTGTGACTGGGAtaaaagccagactgaaatttctcatttagaCTGTTATGTGTAAGATACATTTAAAGGTGTATTACTACAGTGTACTCTAATACTGTagtaattaaattgaaaattgGTCTATAGATCTTAAAAACATTCTGATATGATGCTGATTATCTTCATTGAAGGTCTAGTAAGAAATCGGAGACAATGCTATTTAATAGTAATTCACCAATAATATGCCATATTAGTTGTGAAACTACTTTCAACAAACCAGATGGAAGTGGATCTGACAGACAGTTCCTGGATTTAATTCTGGAAGTTAGATGTTGAAGGTCTTGTTGAGTCCTCAGTTAAAATTTATGAAGGTGGAAGCTGCAAGCAGTGAAATGGTAAGTTACAGTAATCTTACATCTTATAGTTTAAATAAAGTCATTGTTATAAGAGAATTCTATCAGTCATTTcaggtgtgttgtttttagatTCAGTTGAATAGCTAGAAGTTGATGAGccctagtgcaaaaaaaaaaataataaaatataacccctcatgtaaaattaaaaaatttggaAGTGATCATCAGTAGGCTTCGTGccccaagttacccgaactattctataacatttcatgTAATTATTTATCGCTCTGATActaatcttt harbors:
- the rerg gene encoding ras-related and estrogen-regulated growth inhibitor, coding for MAKSPEVKLAIFGTAGVGKSALVVRFLTRRFIWEYDPTLESTYRHQVNIDDEAVSMEILDTAGQEDLLQREGHVRWGDGFVIVYDITDRGSFDEVVPLKNFLDEIKKPKNVTLILVGNKADLEHSRKVSTEEGEKLATELACAFYECSACTGEGSINEAFHELCREVRRRKMIQGKTRRRSSTTHVKQAINKMLTKISS